A window of Gossypium raimondii isolate GPD5lz chromosome 7, ASM2569854v1, whole genome shotgun sequence genomic DNA:
aaataatccatttttataacttaaattttaatttaacttataaaatataatatatactgTTAACCGGCcacatgtttttattttatggaaCAATTGTTACTTTAATCCCcttaattaactttaaattataatcCCTTGGGAAATCACACTTTTACCGCTTATACGATTTAGTCTGTGTACttaaattaaacactaattcGATGAAATTACTGAACCGAAATTCAATTTGCCTCTAatataactccataaatatttaataaaaatatttacgagtctattTTATggaaacgaggtctcgatacctcaatttttaaaaaccaCCAACTTTAGAACCGATACACTTGTACCTTGTCTAActttctaaataattaaaattattagaccaAACCTCAATATAAAACTGTAATCctctcgtaaatattaataaataatattcacaAATTCTATAATCAGAAAACAACATTCCAAACCACCGTTTCCGACTCCATTGACTTTTGGGTTGTTACAAGAGCGAAAGTGCATCCGGGTTCGAGGTTTCAGATGTCGTTGCACTATCCTCCAGGGGCGTAGCCAGGGGGCTGGCAAGGGCCCCGGGCctcctaaaatggaaaattttccatttaagcctctttaaaatttataaaaatttaaattagtaaatataaaattacactttgaccccctaaaaatgataaaaattaatttaatcctaaaatatagatattaaaagaatttatatttttattatcgtaaaaatatataatttaattttataaaaatgatgaaatttgatgaaCTAAAAcagtaaaattacatttttattattgtaaaaatatataatttaatttcgaccctaaaaaaaataattttctatgttGGCCCCGCTATCCTCGTTACACGAAAGCTTTGAATTTGGGCATTAACTTCCTAGCATGAAggagttttaatttggattgaTGAGCTGATATCTAATGTGGGTATGGATAGAGTCCACATGTTCAAGGTTTGGTGGGTGAATAATTTGTATATCTGGTTCTCCCTCCtgcaatgttttttttttttttgtttcgaatgccaattttttttattggttttctGATGTCTCTATATGGTACTAATGGTTGTGAGGTTACCTAGGGATTTTATTCAGgctttttgatgaattatacAGGTTGAGAATTAAAACAagccaaatttaaaataaataaaaaaacccccCCAAAAAGGGAGTTCATGTGGCAAAGGTGGAATGATAGCGATGgtgtttaaaatataagtacaaTTATATAACGTAAATAGAGGTTTGATTTTCCATtgcagaaaaaaaaaggaataattaCTTATAAGGGCTTGAATTAGCTGGTCAAAGGTTGATAAATAGATACACGGTATTTCTTGATTGGTCAACATGCCACGCATTAAAAAGTGTAATGATTAATGGAAATAAAGTATAGGATTAGAATAAATTTCAAAGTATAGAAGTCATCTATACCACTGTCCCTTAAAAAGATTATAGGTATGTTATGTATCCCTAAAGAATGATTCAAAGAATTTCAATGAAAAACCATATGTATTCTCTAATTTAGCTTTGATGACACGTGTAAAAatattgcataaataaaattatattatatctttataataatagaaattttaaaatattacttgaaataaaaatggGTATTTGaattatctttaattatttttaatcagaGGTTGGtaatattctaattatttttaacaagtATAAACCTAATAAATAGAAGAAGAGTTAATTTagatatgattaattttaatctcgAACGTCCTGGCAATAAAACTTGCATATTCTccatattataaaatgattttgataattggaactggaatatttatttaatgataaaGACAAAAAGAGGAGGCTTGTTACTTGTGGACTCTTTTCGAGTACCTGTATCAgtgtttctattttgtttcaaagaTTTAGAATATCTTCATTCCATgcaaacaaataatattttttatgtttgaatttatttgtaaGACAATCACCTCGTAACTCCCAAGTAATCTAAATCAATACAAATACAATCCCAACCAACAGCATACACTGACTGGTAAGACCAGTACCAGGTTCAAAGCCTCTAATCAAAATCAACATTACCGCATCTGCACCTGAACCTGATTACACCTATGGTTGCATATTGTAATATACGCTGTAAGATTCATCTCTGACGCTCTGCAATGGTACCATAAGGTAATTCCTACTTCCCCCTTTTGCAACAAAGCTGATTGGATGGTATGCACTTAATCCGTTGTTCATTGTAAAGCTGGTTGCCTGACTGAATCCGGCCTCAGATGATGATGAGGATGAATTGCAGCTGAGCTTCATGCCAACACTAGAACTATAGTTTACACCGCTATAAATGTAGCATCCCTTTTGGGTTACCGACTCCAATGACACACTATTGTCCTTTCCATCCAATCCATGAACTATGCCAAAACTAGAAGTTGCAGTATCCTTGGGAGGATCAGTTACCACAAGATTATTTTCCGTTCCTTGCTGCACTAAAACCATTCCTGGATAGTCAAACGACTCAAGCATGACCGTTTTACCAATGGCTTCTTCAATGCTTGAAATTTTTTCCAAGGTGTCATCAAAGATGAGCCTGAATGTGGCACGAATAGCAGCATCAGTTCCAGCTTTAGGGAACTTCTCCATTCGGATAGTTTGGTTCATGTTTGTTAAGACAAAAGTTGATTCACCAGACTCTTGGGAAAAAGTAACAAGATGATTGTTATAAGCAGCAGGAACTGGAGAAATCCAGTCCGCATCTGAACCTGTTGAGCCGGTTTTTATGTTCCAGTCACCATTGCTATAACCGCTGAGCAGGTATGGGCCATAAAGTATTGCCCGCACAGATGCATACTCAGGTCGGTCATCtgaaattttatgtaaagaaaagAGTTCAACCTTCATGTTATTGATGGTTATTTTGCAGATTATACAAACATAAGCGAAACACATCATTTTGCATATACAGGGAACTAGGAATTCATCATCTAATGAATATACCTTTAATTTGCTCAGTTCTTATACTAATTGGCAAATTAAGTGTCAGTTTATCCCCACCACTCCATTTCACCTGTAAGAAGCTACCTGAATTGAAATGCAATGCACATAAGAAAGAATTAACATATTAGACAAACTGAAGATCTTCttataaaaaaagagagcagcaaattatgattatattcCGCACCAGGAGCTGGTAGGTCGAGATTCTGAGCATTTAGTGTTGCCTTGGCACCTTTTGACGAGGTCCAGATTGGTATCCTCAAATTCAAAGTAGATAATTGCTCCGATCCCTGCACAAATCAGGTTCTGAATGATCTTTCCGTGTTTCCATTCCACATAAGGAGTTAAGTGTCGCAATTAGTCACACACTTGATGAAACTGAAAAGTCTAGCTTTTTCTCTATGATGTGAAgccttaataaaatatgtacagaagctaataatataaacattaagtcCAACCAGAAGACAGGAGCCATGTTTGATCATTGCATTTCGCAAGTTTCTTGTAtccatataaaataatttaaaagggaACATACATGCAATGAAGACATGCTTGGACCATGAAATGAATTTGTTGTTTAAAGTACCTCTTTTGAAGAGGCAGTCAACGTCACACGAAGGTATGGATCTGAAGAAACAACAGGAATAACTTTCTGGTTGAGCACAATTTTTCCGGATTTCCAATCTAAAGTACTTGATACATATTGGATAATGTAAAGACTAGGGATGCTCCCTTCCTCTTCGAAATATATAGAATCTCCTAACTTGGAAAACGATTCAATTCCTGCCGAGGGACCAAGAAGGAAAACTATTACATGATGGGAAGAACTGCAGAATATGCATCTATGGCCATAATGGTCGGAGAAAAGTTCACTGCAGTTCATTTATCATGGAAGGTATAGTTAAATATGGGCAATGAACCCTAACCTGTACCATAGCAGCaccaaaatgaattaaatggtGTTCCCCACTTGTGGTAGCTTACAGCCTTTGAGACTCCACGACCTTGTGGTAGCATGTAAATCATCACTCCAGGCTCTGTGCCCCTTTGGATGCCTAGTACACCATTTGTGAGGGCCCGTTCATAGTAATCTGCATATGCCACTTCTTTTGTCCATCTAAATAGGTGGCGAGAGACCTGAAACCGCCaaaaaaaagttttcatttCTATATCCCCGCataaaattgttttgatattgCGATTGATCAAAATCTTTCAGGATCCAAAATAACTAAGATCCAGCATGAAATTCATAGATTGAAAGAGCAATGGACAAACCTTGAGCATGTTATAAGTTGTGCATGATTCTTCATTCTCAGTCTGTAATGTGCTTGCCAGTCGTTTTGGATCTGACCTTCTCATAGGGAAATACAGAATCACAACAGAATAGGCCAGCAATGGAAGGAACAAAAGTAATTAGATAAAGCTTCAACTATTGttctaaactaaaaattagGAGAGCAAATTGGCACCAAGTAAAAGGACAAgattatttgatagaaaaacaGAAAATGCGATCTTGAAAATGACAAGTTAGTACCAGAACTCGCTGACTGATGTTCCTCCTGTTGCATAGCTATGAGAAGAATTAACAATGTCCATAAAGAATGTTGATATTGTCTGGCAtcacaaaataagaaaaaaaaagaagcaattaGAATGTTTAAAGAAGTATTCAAAACCACCTTCAGTACAATTTAAATCATTAGAGAAAAGACAAGGTAGTGACGGCATTAAATTGAGAACCcctaaaccaaataaaaagaaatgccAAGAATAATTATGCAAGCCTCTCATAGCACAACAAGAAAATTACATatgcagcagcagcagcatcCAGAAATCAGTAGCGCAATGGGCAAAAATGGTGTTATATCCCCATTACCATGTTTAAGGAATTTATTCTACATTGGATGTCTGAACACAGTATTGAAATCACGTTTGTTTTCAATCAATCCCAGTTTAGGAATAAAAGCATATCAAGCTATTTACCTTGTAAAGTGGATCACCGGTCACTTCATACCGCATTTGAGATCCAATAACAATAGGAATGTGTGTATTGGCATGGAACCCCGATATATCATCAGCCTATAAAACGAGGAGTTAATAATAGTACATGGTATTAAAATAACTATTTGCTTCATTGTCGTATTTCTGCCTCCTGCATACTATAAGAGTGTACTTTGATCAACCAGAAACCCCTAAACGAAACTAAATCTCGCATAAATTCATTATTCAAAGTCTTGGGTCATCTTGAACATATTGCTTCTGCAACATTAGAACTTAATATGTTCCATCTAGAAGGAACTTCAGTACTCAACTTCAGAGCAATTTTTCTTGTGAAACTTTTCATCTCAAATTTCTGAACATTCTCATTTTCTGGCCCCAACACTTCAGAACCTGAAGCTCCATAAGATTTGATTTGTCAATGGTTTAGATACAAATAGCATAACACTTTCGATTTTTTTTGGGCTAATTTTTATCAGTAGGATACATACGAAACAGTAGATTGATATATGAATCAACggtttttttaaacaaaagaaatctCGAAAGTTACCTGAACTGCAAGCAATCCTAGAAAACAGGGTTTGTCGAAAAGGTGAGCCAACAACAAATGCTTTGGATTCCCCTGcacaaagtaaaatgaaaaactcaatcaaataaaattcataaagtTAATCTAAGAACTCTGCAACTACACTCAGAGAGACAGTGATAAGAATTATGCCAGCTTTATCAAGTCAAAATGCTAGATAACAAGTTTTACAGCTTAGAAAATTCAAGACCTCGGACCTTTTTTTTCTCCTTGTGAATAAATTTTAAGGCCTTTAGAATCACAGTTTGCACAAAGCACACCCTCATCATATTAGGAAAATATCAGGCCATCATGGTGCTGCTTCTTTCAAagtcatattttattcataattgaTTATCTAGTCATAAGCTTAGATTAGTTTGTTGGACACACATATAGCTGACAAAATGAATGCTTATGTCATACTAAGAACATTCAAAGGCTTGCTTCTCATCAAGCATTGAAAGCCCAGTAACCTTTCCAATATTTTTTAACTATCTGAGATAGTGAGTAATTTGTCAAACATCACTAAAATACGTGAAATGCCATGCACGATTAAACACATATGTTCTGAATACTGTGCTAAAtggaaatttcaaatttcttacaTATGCCAGTGAGCACTCAAAACAAGCAAGCCAAGACTGACAATTTAAGCCACATTGTTGAAGTAAAGAATTCAGATAAAAGCTGACGAACTTAAACAAAATGGTTTACCCACCGTTATGGCAAACAACCTGTAGAGGACATCATTCATACCACCAGTTTCTTCATTAAGTGACAACCAATGTCTCTCCACAGTGTGCGTTCTTATCACATTCTGAACACGATTATAGAAGTATTCGACCATCCATGTTGTCATATCTAAAGCTTGGGCATCATTAGCAAATGTATATTGATCTAAGAGACCTGCCAAGATCTGTGAAAATGACCAAGTTAGAAGTTATCATACATATCCTTAACATCAAACTGCAGAACTCGAATCTACCTTGTGAATTGTGTAGTATGGAGCCCAGACAGGTTTTATTGCTTCGAAGCGATCAAAAAGTTCCGATGGAAATGCAGAAAGATATCCTGTGCCCATTTTCTTCTGACAGGAAGATAGCGCAGACACAACGGCTGACATCTTCTCTTTGAGAGTGTCATTGTGAGTGCTAGCCCACATCTGAGCTGTTGCACTCAAGTAATGCCCTTCAAGATACGAAAGgtaattttacattataaatttaCAATCAATGATCagaaagcaaaaataaaagttgagaGGTGTAACTTGCATCAAGCACAATAAAGTTTCATCGACACCCATGTATAAAACAAAAGCAAGGTAGCAGGAGAATCTAAACATTTTTGCAACTAACATGGCAGGGAACTTGAATAGAATCTATCCACAATAGCTACAAAATGGAAGAAATCTAACTTCAGATAGAActgagaattaaaatatttcaaagtcCTCTCAAAATGCCATAGCagatatattaaaaagaaaagaagtctTTACTTGACCAATAAAGCAACGCTTCATAGATCATGTCAATTAATGTTTGATCTTGAACGGCTTATAAATGGTTATATAACCTGAATTAACTTTTAAGGTCCCAACAAAGTTTGTACTTGCGATTTAGCAGGGGTGGTAGACTAGTGaactatataaataaatggatCAATGGAGAGATTATCAGACTGCCAAGTGAAATTTGAAACTAACATATTGGATTGTAGTATCATGAATTTCTTTGGCTGCAATGGATACCTAAAGGTATGAATAGAGTAGAATTAATGCTTTTACTAAGTATGCTCAAAGGCTAGAAAAGGAGCAAGTGATGTATATGGATTAGATGCTATGTTGCTCCGACTTCATTTTTGTTTAAGTACTCGTGTCCAACACATGGGAATGGTGATGTGATCTCCGAGAATTCATACatgaaaaaactcaaaaatgTCTGACCATACCCGTGTTGGACTTATAGCCGTATCAAACATTCG
This region includes:
- the LOC105794441 gene encoding uncharacterized protein LOC105794441, with the translated sequence MKGSTLFQVLAILSVIGSVLSKECTNTPTQLSSHTFRYQLLKSQNETWKQEMFAHYHLIPTDDSAWSDLLPRKILRQEADELSWSMMYKKMKNPGSFKVGGDFLKEISLHDVRLDSDSIQGRAQETNLKYLLMLDVDNLVWSFRKTANLPTPGKPYGGWEAPDVELRGHFVGHYLSATAQMWASTHNDTLKEKMSAVVSALSSCQKKMGTGYLSAFPSELFDRFEAIKPVWAPYYTIHKILAGLLDQYTFANDAQALDMTTWMVEYFYNRVQNVIRTHTVERHWLSLNEETGGMNDVLYRLFAITGNPKHLLLAHLFDKPCFLGLLAVQADDISGFHANTHIPIVIGSQMRYEVTGDPLYKTISTFFMDIVNSSHSYATGGTSVSEFWSDPKRLASTLQTENEESCTTYNMLKVSRHLFRWTKEVAYADYYERALTNGVLGIQRGTEPGVMIYMLPQGRGVSKAVSYHKWGTPFNSFWCCYGTGIESFSKLGDSIYFEEEGSIPSLYIIQYVSSTLDWKSGKIVLNQKVIPVVSSDPYLRVTLTASSKEGSEQLSTLNLRIPIWTSSKGAKATLNAQNLDLPAPGSFLQVKWSGGDKLTLNLPISIRTEQIKDDRPEYASVRAILYGPYLLSGYSNGDWNIKTGSTGSDADWISPVPAAYNNHLVTFSQESGESTFVLTNMNQTIRMEKFPKAGTDAAIRATFRLIFDDTLEKISSIEEAIGKTVMLESFDYPGMVLVQQGTENNLVVTDPPKDTATSSFGIVHGLDGKDNSVSLESVTQKGCYIYSGVNYSSSVGMKLSCNSSSSSSEAGFSQATSFTMNNGLSAYHPISFVAKGGSRNYLMVPLQSVRDESYSVYYNMQP